Genomic window (Daucus carota subsp. sativus chromosome 5, DH1 v3.0, whole genome shotgun sequence):
AATCCTACATAAGCCCAAAGTATGTGAGCCCACCACAGCCCTCCAAAAGATTATGATTTGTTGATGCACTCGGTGGCGTACTTAAACAGTAGCCTATATTCTAAACTAATtgtctcgatgtgggactagAGTGTTACAATCTCAATCTACTAAAACCAAAAGGCTGACCTGAGCTAAGCTAAGATACTATAACTTCTGAAGCATTTTTCTAGTTCGTTCTATTATTTGGAAGTCAGTTGACTAGTAAATTAGCTTGTCATCTggaaaacaacaaaaaatgctTAAAAATTCATGAATGACTGTTGATACAATCAACTAAGCTAAAATAATTGAATGAAGTAATAGAGGACCCCCCAGAATCATCAGGGCCACTGAGGTTTAATAAAGTCCATAAATTCTACTAGTGTTTATCTGAGCTTAATCTACTAGTGTTTTGTTTGTATAAATTGTTGTGATCTCAGGAAGATATTAGTAGCATATTTAAAGCTGCCGATGTCGATAACTCTGGTACACTAACCATTGAAGAATTCAGACAAGTAATGGAAGACATGATCATTCGTTATCCTCAACTTGATCTGTATTGCAAGAGCAAACATCTTTTGGAGTTAACAGACATTTTCAAAGATTCTAAAGGAAACGTCAGAGCGGAAGTTGACCTGAAAGGGTTTAGACGAGCACTTGCACATGTTGATTCCCAAACAAAGAGTCTCCCTGCAACTGCTCAGGTGGTTTGTTTTTCCTCTCATTTCTtgatcaataaaattttatttcgtaatttagcaaaaaaaaaaacttttttaatatccaGTTTATCGATATTTTCAATGCCCTTTCTGTGATTTTATGTGGTAGGTTGCTGCTCAGCAAGGTGCTTACCTTTCTAGATGTTTCAATCGCTGGGATCGATGCAAATCCAATCCAGAGGGCCCTCTCCTCTTTGATAAATCTGGACGTCATGAATTTCGTCCTTTTCTGTATGTCCTAATCCTCGCAAGGCTCATTTTATTTAGTTTCAGTCCTTATACTGAAGCATTCGgctgaattttataaaaagaaaacaataacTGAATGAGCTCTTTTAGGTATGGAATAATTAAACTAGAGCTTATATTCATGCCCATGTAGCTCTGTAAATCATTGATTAAATTTGAGTACTAAACTTGTATTAAGCAATACGTGTTCTGAAGCTGATACTAGCAACAAAAGAAAATTAAGTTAAGCATTTTAGATCTCTACTATACTTTATTATGAttctaaatttttgtttatatgatACATCAACTTGTATGAGTTTCATAAAGAACTTAGTTGTATTAAACAGCACTATATGTTTCTTTGTTAAGAAAATCTACAATTAATCTTCATCACAAGGTACAAACACCTTGGCCAATTTGCACCGTTGGGAGGTGAACAGGCAGCAGCAGAACTGCCAGGGGACTGGGTGTCTATGGGTCGTAGCACTCAATGGCTCTGGTATTCTGTATATTTAAGGTAAACTGCATCTTTCCTTCCAGTTGATTGTATTTGCTTCCCTCATTtgttaattgttttatttttcctctttttctTTAAAATGAACTTTTAGCAAGCAAGTGAGCTGGCGCACAAGGGTACTAGTCGTATCCGACTGGACAAGGAGATACGTCTTTGGGAGAGACTCGAGTCGTGTTTGAGACATTAACTTTATGGTAGTGCCAGCACGACGGCCAAATAATGCTGGTCAGTGGGTTAGTTGTCAGTCCAGAAACACGTCTATGTATATCTGCCAATTATGTGGGCTTCTCTGCATGGTTTACTAGGTTTTCTCCTACATATGATGGCAAGCTTTTAGGTtgcagtgttttttttttgttcagaAAACTTGTTCAGTTATATTTCTCATGAACTAATGATCTTCTCCATGAAACGAGTTGCCTTGTCAAATTCGGGGTGATTCTTTAGATGTTGTCTAGAAGTATCAAGGAATCGATGAACATATTCATTCAGCTGCAATCCTATTGGAATTAGCAATTATTTGGTAAATTTGCATTACATTAACTATATTGCATTCAGTCTTATTCATGCAAACTGCAACACATCATAAATTGAACATGTAGTTCTGATTTCACTAACTTATAGTCCCATTAATGCAAAGCCACTCACTCACGAAGATGTTGCTGCAATTAAGATTAGGATTGATTGTACTGAAGAATTCCGGTGTTATGTTGAGTGCAGTAGTTATGCTGAAGCATGTGTCGCCACTCTCTGCGCCATGCACCCTAGTGCACACCAAGCTCTTAGGGAACCCAACTGCAAAATATTCACCGAGAACATCAGAAACTATATGTATTACTAGTGTTTGTAGGAATTCTGAAAAGTTACTTACTGCCGAGAGCAATGCTGCCACCTTCAGCCATCGAGACGACTAAGAGAAGAACTGGTAATATTCGAaccaagtccaagagtgtcatTGTTGTTTTTGACATTTCTAGCTGTCTGTTATAGTGTGAAAATGCTTGtatttataagtatatataCGAGACGATATAAGAAGAATATGTCAAGCAACGATGAGTTTAAGGGAATCATTCTAGATGTAATCTGGGAAACTCCTTTAAAGTATAATCAAAGGCAACAGGATGGGAGAAAACTAAGAGTATGCATGGTGGTTGTATTTGTTTGCACTTGTTTGTTCTGTAAGCACCAATGGTTATAAACAAATGACAGTGGATTAAGAGAATAAATGATAGTGACTAGCTGGAAAGCTGAGTTTCATCAGCGTAATAAACGTGTGAGCTTTGTCTGGGCTTATTAACCACAGATTCGGTACGGCCCAATTTAGTAATTTGTTCAAGAAATCTCAAGCCTAAGAATTTATACTCTGTTTTCCTGGTTCTATTCTGGATCGTCGGTGGGCAAAAATATCATCGTTCGAAATTAATTCTGAACAATTTTAAGTTTCATTAAATCAAGAAAATGACTTGAATATCACAATTTGGAGTTGAAATGTCTCAAGTATCATATCCTGAAAATATAGTCTCAAATATCACATCAAAACACTACATCGTGTAACATTAAAGTTTGTAGGTATAAAGTATAAACTGCTTCATTATATAGTGTTTAAGGTGAAGGTGAATTTTAGATGGGTTTTGGTATTTTTGGGTTGGAAGGTGAATTTTAGATCGGCTTTAATTTGTTTGACTTCCGACACTCAACGGGTTACTTCATAATATTAAGTTATGTAGTATAAATTATAAACGTTAAACtatataatgttataaaatgatatttgagaTCATATGTTCCAGTCTTCCTGACATAAtatttgtgattattaattgaaattgtgATAAAGGGTCAACAACCACTTGGATTAAACAAAAGAGTACGGTCTCATAGAAAGCATAACACTTCTCAGTTCTCACATGAAGCAAATTATGTTTACAGCTAGATGAGGAGGCCTTTGTGCTCGCATTAGAAATGGAAGCGTAGAGAAGGTTAGAATTTAAATGTAGACTTGTATCCCGCCAAGTCAGAATGAGCAACTGGCTTCTTATGATGGAGGCTTTGGAGGCTGCACATTCTTTTCCAAAGAACACTGATTTCTGCTCAAGTCTTTGAAAGATAGAAAAGATGAACACCAGGCTCTTACACTAATTCGAGCCCTTCAACTTGCTGACGAGCAAGATAGCGTTCCCTCCTCTCTTTCTGCAATTGCAGATGCAAAGAAATGCATTAGTATGTAACAGAAAATGCTAGTTAGTAGTATCCACAAGTGATGTGGAATTGTTTATCATGTTTCAGAACACCTCACCCATTCATCTATAATGAGTCCTTCTCCCACAATCCGCGGCCCTGAGTCCTCTTGACGATTTTTATGCGTCTCCAGCTCAGCCTCAGCTTCAACTAGTTGACTGTTTAGTTTCTCCAGCTCCTTCACAAGATCAGAACAAAATGTAGTCACCCAAAAGTGCAAGACATAAAGAAGAATTCAAGAGCAGCCCTTATGGCGCTTCTTCATGCTACTTACTCGAGAAGGTCCTTCTTTGTCGAGGAAAACAACCTGCAAAATTTGCTCAACTAACACTTGGTCCTTTTGTTCATCAAACTGCGAATATTAAACAACATTTAGTAATCCCCAAATTAAATGTACAAACTGTTTTCAAGTAAATGGTAAATATGGCGTTTCATGACAATGCGTTGAATGCAATTTACCAACTCTGGTATGTAATCCGTTCCTGGTTCCACTTTCAAGCTCATGATCTTGAACTTAACCCTGCTTTTCTGACCCAAGAATTTCTCACCTTTCACTGGAGGCTCCACAAATTTGAAAACTACAGTGAGAATGAACACAACAAACAATGATACAAAACCCCGTAAGCAAAACAATATTAAGTCATCTGTAAAAAAAATGATGCAAATATATTGGAAATAAGTGTTAATAAACTAAACAAACAAGAATTACCTGTTGCAAGACTACTTTCTCCAGGAGTGAGTATTCCTCCGGGAGGGCGCATGTAGCAACTTTTTGGTGCAGTTGTCTGGAACTAAATAAAGCACCATATGAAAACTTAGATAATATTGCATCAACCAGATTCAGCAGAAAAGGTCAATATAAACATAATTCTGGATTCGACCGAAAATACAGTTGAAGCAGAAAATGTATTAGCATGTTAAGAAATATTTGGATCAGACCCTTACCTTAAAAGCTACATGAGTCTTGCTAATGTTTTTAATCCTTACAGCACTCCTGGCTTGTTTACCAGGCTCATCTAGAGACAATCAAAGCCCATATGTGAAGTCAGCATAAACAGAAATCCatataaattaaagatattCATTAATAATCAGAATATAAGGTCACAAAAACAACCACCACAAACTGAGATTATAACAGAAACCAAATTAAAGAGAAAACAGACATACAGGGGAAAAAGAGCTTGTTCGTAGGATCCAGAGAGAGTCTGCGCCTGGTGGGGAGAAGAGACATCGCCAGAGACGAAAGCGAAGTGgatgaatgatgatgatgagtggAAGCTGTATCGAAACCCAACTGAGTTTGGTGATGCATGTTACTATTATTATCAACATCAGAGGAAATGGTGGTAGAATTCCAGAAGGGCATTCTGCAAATGCTCCACACCTTTTCATCTTCGGTCTCCAGCTTGACATTGCCGAAACCACCTGCCATTGTTTTCTGAATGCTTCAATATTCCGGCAAGCTGTCACAACTCAGGGGCTAGCATGAACAGCCAATGTACATATCTTCATAATGCTGCCCACAATGTTTAACTGGTGTGAATTTGATTCAGAGAAAAGTGGCGTGATTCCTGTGAATCTGTAACTGAGCAATAGAAACTGACAGACAGCTCACATTTTACTATAGTGCagcaattttaatttataaaacagTGAGGAAATAAAATGATTGTCTGCCTGAGTGAGAATATCAAGACTGGGGAGCCTGTAGGTCAAAACTTACCAGAAGAAATTGGTAGGGTATAAACTGACATCCGACATTTAATTGTGTGGAGTCACTttccttttattttttcaaGATATGACACCTTTTGTTTAGCACAGAGTTGAATCCATAAGTGATGTCCATTTTCAAAACAACAAACAAATAGAGATAAAGGCCAATTGAAGCCCACACAATGGACAGAATTCAATTTGGATTCTTACTGATGTGCCCTAGACTTTAGGTCAAGCCTTTAGGAATCAGCTTTTTACTTTACCCTTTAAGTAGTGGTAATGTGGTATGTCATATGTGTACTTCACTAGGAAGAGCTAGCAGGCCATTAAAAGCTCTGTGCTTCATATTATCTTTCTATATTTTGGGAGTTCCCTCAAAACAAATACAAGCAGACACCAAAAATGGAGATTACTGGGGCACTTAAAAACGATTTCAGGCAACATAACATTACGATGGATAGGTAGTAGTCTGTAGTCCTTATGAAGATCGCCAGCTATTTGGCTAACAGCCATCAGATAAATACTAGAAAAATACAACCCAGTATCTAGAATTATAATATAAGAAATAAGATATTACACGACACAATAAACATCAGATGTTGGCTAACAATAGTAAGTACAAAATTTAAGTGTATCAGTCTTGTTAACAACATTTAGGCCCTAGCAACTCAAGTACAGGTTGATTTGTCGCAGAAATACATGAAAGTTGACTTTTAGTCGCGGTCTGCATCCTCTAGGTCCTCATCCTCTGGCACCCCTCGCATATATAGAACATTATTGCACCTACAAAATGAACATGACCCCTCCAATCGTAAATAAGATTACACTGAAAAATGGGAAGTTCACCTTGACATATTCATCAATTAGGTTCTTAACTTGATAAAACTTTCTTTTTTAAATGCTTATACGAGCTCCTATGTTATCAagtaacataaaaataaaataataaactatataGTAAATCCATAATCCAGTACCTGATCAGTATCTCTCCGAGGTTTCCTGTGAACTGCCCATCAATGTACTCTTCAGAGTTTGCAAGCTGCAATATTAAAGTAGCATCAGTAGCGTCAAACCAAATCTCATGACCAGAGTTCTAAAAGCAGCCTTAGTGGGAGGAAAACAAGTCCAGGAATAATTGTGGTGTAAACTTCATTGGGTAAAGCATAAATTTACCTGCAAGTTCATGTATGAATCCACAGAGACGAGAAACCCTgcaaagaaaatttataaatattaaattccaACAAAAGgaaatttttggttgttttttttttttttttttggggggggggggggggggaggcaGTCGTGTGTAAAAATATCTGTATTGGGCTTAAAATAACCCAATGTTAAGCCAGTACCTTTGTATTCCATTCCCCACTTCAGTTTGACAATGACATGCTTTCCAGTTAAATTGTTCAAGAATGGTTTGGGATTAACCGGTACAGTCTGCAAAAATATTTCTATCAAAAACCACTGTTTGTGAAATATAACTACTATATATACATACTCAGGCACACATAACTGACTTAATTCAATTATGCTCTCAAGCATGAATAACTATCAGATGTGGCTCTGGCTCCGGATGATAAATAACACAACGATGACTACATGTAATGATCTGTTCAGACCATAAAAATCAGAAGTAACAACGCATAGGAAAGCATAAAAACTATTTCCGTCTATGTGCTTAGAGTTAGCACACAGCTGTATCCAGATGCAGAGCAATGTTATTCATTTCATGAAAGTTATTATCATGTCCATGTACTTCAGTACTAAAATAATGCTCTGCGTATATTCGTTAAGAGTAAATCTATTCCACCAGTCAAAAGCTATTTCGAAGTGTTCATCAGTTTCAGTGGATAAACTAAACACTAATTCCAGCAGAACACAGCCAGTATATGTCGTCCCCAGAAAAATATCACAATCACTACAGTGTTTTGGTCCCGGAAGTCAAGTAGATCAGTCTACAACTCCGGATAATGCTTACTTGACAATTGACATTACGGACATCCAACTCAACACCCCATACTGATTGAGCTAACATAAAATGAATGTGCAATCAAGCAAAAGGCACATTTGTAAAAGCTAAATACAGAACAGGATAAATATAAAAGTCATCGcatttaattcaaatatatcaaataattcACTCATTTCAAAATTGACTCAATTCAATGACCAActcaaaattctgtatcaagtAAATCATTTGCAAATGACTAAAATTGATTcagtattttaactttttaatgaCTAAATTGATTCAAAGTTTCAAATTGAGTTGACTTTGAAACGAATGACTAGTTTGATATATTTGAACCAAGTGACTGATGACTTTAATATGTATCCCAATACAGCATAACACAAAATACCTATATCGAAAACTTTACAAGGCAAGGGGCTAAAGTCAGGCGACGCGAGTCGTAAAACAACACCAACAAGCAGATACTCTACATCATAGTCAACATATCACATTGCAACATATCCAATCCGAGACTGCTAAATCGAAACAATTAACATCGCCTGCCATCAAGTCTTACAATTCTCTAGTTACTGCTGGCTACTTCGTTCGTAATCGCAAGACAACTAAAGGGACAAGCATTGTTGCATTCAGTAACAACACAGTTTAAACCATAGacctaatttatataattaactcATTAAGCAAAATTAAAGGTAAACACAATAAACAAATAGGCAAGAAAAATTGAATTACaccaataaatatatatacttacgGCCATCGGAGACGTTCAGATGTCGTCGGCTtttggggtttagggttttgcaACTCAAGCCTGATTCACTTTTTATCCTGGGCAAAGAAGAAAAGGGGCGCACGCGTTTATTCTATACCGGTTTATAAACAGACGTGTAATActgtaatttttgttttttctttaatatatatatatatatcttaatatttaattttattttgacagGTTCAACTATTCAAGTTTGTATGAAATACAAGATATATTAGAATATTGAAAttcaaaaattgataaaatataatcaagtctatttaaaaataatttttctaatttataatacTTGTGAAGATTTGACAGCCTACGAATCATATTCTACAACATAATCgttataattacttttatacaTCACATAATATTATGATCTGTAATATAACACCTAAACAAAATAAtgcttttaataattattaaagtcGAAACAAGCTAATGATTAACTAGTGATTATGTTTAAAACTaactaaaaatgataaattatacataattttaaatgatcaaaacattatttatgattaaactaaaaatgaCGCCTGATACTGCAACACTCTGTATTGATACGAAATTCATTAGGCTTATCtaatttgataatataattacatataCGCATTTATTTCCAAGATATCTTAAATTTCACAAGCATCTCGTACATATAACAAAATGTGTTAAGAATCTTTCGATTCACAAACACTATAGTGGGAATTAAGTTACGATGATGTGAGGTTAAGATATTATGTATTATATCATAATTGAGTCCTTAAACGAGTTTgtatagttttaattattattatagtattaattattttatattatattatattattaaaaaaaaaatatatatgttttgtattataacatttacttgtaaataaaataataattattattattattaatgtttcCGAAAGGATTAAAACACAACACCCAAATAATACTAATAACTTCATTTTCTAGTCACATTTAACTCATAACTTGaactttgtaaaaaaaaaaaaactcataacTTGGAGGTTTGAGATGAGGtgagttgtatatattttagaGTTGGGACGTCGGCACTTGGCAtaaattatcttatattttcctaaataaaataaaatatttaaatatttattcaattttcttacaaaaataaatagacAACTTATTTagactaaaaatattattaatatccataaatcaaattaaaaattacttgtcACTTATAATTCATTTAATCAATTTAGCAATCCAATAAAACTCTTTCCTTCTAAATCTTCGAAATTGAAATTTAGCTTGTTTTTTGTTGTTTAATCAGGTTGTGATTGACCGTCCAAGAGTTTGTATAGACTGAgtttcaattatttattaaattcttttttttttcgaaaaaataataatatcatccaTTATAAGATTTAGATACGTGTATGATTATTAGTGGTCAAAAACATAAACCAAACATCAATTCCACCCGGATAAGGCCCGAGCCCACCACATTTGTTTCCACCTCTCAAACCCCTTTGTTTTATCATTTTCTTCTCTCCCATTATTCCACCATCTCTCTTCACCATGACAACGCTCCCCCCTCTCTAAACACCACCAATCTCCCCCAAATTCATCACACTTATTCAAATCTCCACTTAACAGCCCACTCATGGCAGCAGCCATCGCTTCACTATGCTTCTCCGCATTGACCAGTCAATCTGCTTCCGAGAGAAAGCTCTCTGCTCCGTCTCTGATCTCTAATTTCGATGCGTCTCGTCTCCGGTCAAGTCACGATTCTGTCGCGGTTCGTGTTTCGCAGAGTTCTAGTTCGGCGCGATTCGTTGTTCGTTGCATGGCTTCGGCTTCTACAGGTAGTTGATTAATGATGTGAAGTTAGGTTTGTTCGTATTGCGTGATCTAGTTGATTGATATATGTAATGTATGTTTAGTTTAGCggattttagatttttaagttATCGGTTGCGTTTCTGTTATGATAGTGATATTAAAATGTATTATGTGTTCTAGGTAGTTGATTAATGATGTGAAGTTAGTTTTTACATATTGCGTGATCTAGTTGattgatatatatgtatgtatgtttagTTTAGTGGATTTTAGATTTTTATGTCACCGGTCGCATCTATATTATGATAGTGAAATTAGAATGTATTATGTATTCTAGGTTTAGTTTCGGTACTATAGGTTTACTCAGCGTTTAGAGCAATATTGCTATTATGGTGTGCTTGTTTGTTTTTGAAGTGAATCTTTGTGTTGCTTTTACAATGTAGATTTAGTTTGGAATCTCGTATAGCATTTATGTTTTGATTGCAAACCTGAAATGAATTTTAGGTTTAATTGTAGCTTAATTTTAATACTATGGATCACAAAAATACCCTATGCGTGATAACTTGTAGAAAGAATGATAATGATATAAAAACGATAATAACTGAAGTAAGGTGGATGAACCGCCAACACTCACTAAGCCAAGGATTTCCCGATTGTAGAAGGGACAAAAGTCACATATCACAAATTCATAATACAAAGAAGAGACCCAATTAAATAAGTTCCATAATCAAGTCTAAGATAATTCGTTGAGTTACAATACTCTCgacaaaacatatataagacGTATAAACCCTAATTAGATAAAGTAATGGATCATGGTCAGGCTTATCATAAATAACATAGCATTTATAAACTACTACCCtacatatataacataataatataaaacatatagGTAGATATGTTTTTTATCTTTAAATGGAACAGATTACAACATAACTAATAACACATACATTAattctttatttttgatatgagTTCTGTAAAAGAGAAGAACAATGCAAGACTGAAGTGGAAAGAATAAAGAATATCTGCTCTCCTTAAAGAACGGTTGAGGTGCAAAATCTTCGAAAACTCACTAGCAAGCAAAAGAGATGGAACTGAGTATTTTGGAATGATAAACTGAATACGATCAACCTCAGCAAAATCACCAATTATTCTATACTCCTTAGCAATTTGGGCGGTTGTGGTTTGGTTTTCTGCTTGATCCTCACAACCAACTTGGATTTCCCTTTGCAACTCTAGATGGGGGTACTAGTCTTCCAACAACTAACTtggattttcttttgaaattttaGATGGGTTATTTTTGCAATTCCAGATGGGGTACTAGTGAAGATGACATACTAATTGTTGCTTGTTTAATGTCTAGAAGCTGACGTACTAACTACTGCTCCTTAATGTCAAAACTAAACGTGTTGTTAACTTCACAGTGTTGCATCTTCAAATTATGCATTCAACACTTACCAAGTAAGAAATAAGCAACATCCATAGGCGAAATAAAACTGTAGATACGCGTCCAGAAGTAATCGGCACTAAACAAGCATGTGTTATTGTGATTGACTTGTAAATAGAAAGATAATGATATTAAAAAGGTAATAAAGAAAGAACTTGGGTGGATGAACCGCAAAACATCCACAATCTTGAGGTTTCGGGTCACATAAGATAGAAAATTAACAGATCAGAATCCTAAAAGACCCCattcaatttttcaaaatatttgattgTGGGGATTACAATACTTATATTGGGTATACAAATCCTCATCAAAATTGGGAATACCAACCCTAATCTAATAGCCTAATGGATTATGACCTATCGACATTTGGGCTTATTATAAATAACCTCTATTTTATGAACTATGAGCCCCACATTTAAAaccatatatcatatttttctaattaGTTACATAGTGGGACCCATCTAATTAGCGGGATTGGGATCATAATTGAAATGAAGGGGTGGATTAGAAATTATCTTAAATAACCTTAAAAGTAAGAACAAGGTATGTTTAATTGTGGACATGATTGGAAAGTGAAAAATTGAGATTAGtggaaaattataatatatgtgtTAATTATAACATGTATTATTGTATTAAATATGATTATCAAAGCGGGGTTGAGCATGTAGTACAATTGGTTGGTGGTCTGTGTCACAACATCGGCAACCAGCGTTCGATTCCCAGTTTGGACATAATATTGGTATACTTGTTGTGGCACATGGATCCCAATCAATTAAATTACAAGCTCAAcgccacccccccccccccccccccccctcttttttttttcttttgcataCTACCAATTCCTCATTAAGAAGCTGATGCAAACTATGTA
Coding sequences:
- the LOC108224096 gene encoding vesicle-associated protein 4-1-like isoform X2, producing the protein MAGGFGNVKLETEDEKVWSICRMPFWNSTTISSDVDNNSNMHHQTQLGFDTASTHHHHSSTSLSSLAMSLLPTRRRLSLDPTNKLFFPYEPGKQARSAVRIKNISKTHVAFKTTAPKSCYMRPPGGILTPGESSLATVFKFVEPPVKGEKFLGQKSRVKFKIMSLKVEPGTDYIPELFDEQKDQVLVEQILQVVFLDKEGPSRELEKLNSQLVEAEAELETHKNRQEDSGPRIVGEGLIIDEWKERRERYLARQQVEGLELV
- the LOC108224096 gene encoding vesicle-associated protein 4-1-like isoform X1; this translates as MAGGFGNVKLETEDEKVWSICRMPFWNSTTISSDVDNNSNMHHQTQLGFDTASTHHHHSSTSLSSLAMSLLPTRRRLSLDPTNKLFFPYEPGKQARSAVRIKNISKTHVAFKFQTTAPKSCYMRPPGGILTPGESSLATVFKFVEPPVKGEKFLGQKSRVKFKIMSLKVEPGTDYIPELFDEQKDQVLVEQILQVVFLDKEGPSRELEKLNSQLVEAEAELETHKNRQEDSGPRIVGEGLIIDEWKERRERYLARQQVEGLELV
- the LOC108220771 gene encoding probable small nuclear ribonucleoprotein F — its product is MATVPVNPKPFLNNLTGKHVIVKLKWGMEYKGFLVSVDSYMNLQLANSEEYIDGQFTGNLGEILIRCNNVLYMRGVPEDEDLEDADRD